In Streptomyces erythrochromogenes, the DNA window CAGGCGCAATGCCCGGTGCCACAAGAACCTCCCCAGGCCCAGGCGCACGCCGCTGCGCGTGACGAGTATTCCCGAGAGGATGAAGAACCCGTAGACCGACCACTTTCCGAGGTCTACCTGGCCCTGCGTGAATGAGTGGCCGAATTCGGTCTTTCCGAAACCGAGCACGCGCGCGTGGGAGACGACCACCGCCGTCGCCAGAATCAGCCGGATGAAGCCCAGGCTGTTGTTCCGGCCGGTCAGCAGTTCGGCAACGGTGCCGTGGGACCACCGCCCCGCCCACCGAGAAGTGCGGTTTTCCACTTACGTGCCTATCCCCTGGTTCGGTCAACCGCAAAAGGCTGCCGGGGCCCGACGCCCCCTGTCCAATCCACTTCGTGTGAAGTGGCGCAGGTCACGGTGATCCGGCCATGGTCACGGTGAGCCGTGCCCGCGCCCGCGGAGTCAGGCGCGCGGGATGCGGACCACGCCCTCCTGGATGACCGTGATCGCCAGGCGGCCGTCCTGGGTTTAGATGCGGGCTTGGCCGAGGCCCCGGCCGCCGTGGGCCGAGGGGGACTCCTGGTCGTACAGCAGCCATTCGTCCGCGCGGAAGGGCCGGTGGAACCACATCGCGTGGTCCAGGGAGGCGCCGACCACGTCGCCCACCGCCCAGCCGCCGCGTCCGTGCGCGAGCAGGACCGCGTCGAGCAGGGTCATGTCGGAGACGTAGGTGGCCAGGCAGGTGTGCAGCAGCGGGTCGTCCGCGAGCTTGCCCTGCGTGCGGAACCAGACCTGCGAGCGAGGCTCCAGCGGTTCGCCGACCGTGCCCCAGGGCGGGGTGGTCGCGTACCGCAGGTCCACCGCGCCGCGCGCCTCCAGCAGCCGCTCGACGGTGCCCGGGTCGCGGAAGATCTCGCGGTACGGCGGCAGCGCCTCGGCGGCCGTCGGCAGGGACTCGGGATCCGGTGCGGCCGGCATCGGGACCTGGTGCTCCAGCCCCTCCTCGTACGTCTGGAAGGACGCGGAGAGGTGGAAGATCGGCTGCCCGTGCTGGACGGCGACCACGCGCCGGGTGGTGAAGGACCGCCCGTCGCGGATCCGGTCCACGGAGTAGACGATCGGCGCGCCGGAGTCGCCGGTGCGCAGGAAGTACGAGTGCAGCGAGTGCGGCAGACGGTCCGCGGGCACCGTGCGTCCGGCCGCGACCAGGGCCTGCGCGGCCACCTGGCCGCCGAACACGCGCGGCACCAGGGAGGTGCGGCTGGTGCCGCGGAAGATGTTCTCCTCGATCTGCTCCAGGTCGAGGAGATCGAGGAGATCCGTCAGTGCCTCGTTCAAGGGGGCTTACAGGCCCATCGACTTGGCGATGATCGACTTCATGATCTCGCTGGTGCCGCCGTAGATGCGGTTGACGCGGTTGTCGGCGTACAGGCGGGCGATCGGGTACTCGTTCATGTAGCCGTAGCCGCCGTGCAGCTGGAGGCAGCGGTCGATGACGCGGTGCGCGACCTCGGTGCAGAACAGCTTCGCGGAGGCGGCCTCGGCCGGGGTCAGCTCGCCGGCGTCCAGGGCCTCCAGGGCGCGGTCGGCGACGGCCTGGGCGGCGTCCACCTCGGCCTGGCAGGCGGCCAGCTCGAACTTGGTGTTCTGGAAGTGCGCGACGGGCTTGCCGAAGACGGTGCGCTCGGTGACGTACTGCTGGGCGAACCGGACGGCAGCGGCGGCCTGGGCGTACGCACCGAAGGCGATGCCCCAGCGCTCGGAGGCCAGGTTGTGGCCGAGGTAGTAGAAGCCCTTGCCCTCCTCGCCGAGCAGGTCCTCGACGGGGACCTTCACGTCGACGAACGCCAGCTCGGCGGTGTCGGAGGTCTTCAGGCCCAGCTTGTCGAGCTTGCGGCCGATGGAGTAGCCCTCGGACTTGGTGTCCACGGCGAAGAGGGAGATGCCGAAGCGGCGGTCGTCCTCGCTCGGGGCGGAGGTGCGGGCGCAGACGATCACGCGGTCGGCGTGGACGCCGCCGGTGATGAAGGTCTTGGAGCCGTTGAGGACGTAGTGGGTGCCGTCCTCGGAGAGCTTGGCGGTGGTCTTCATGCCCGCGACGTCGGAGCCGGTGCCCGGCTCGGTCATCGCCAGCGCCCACATCTCCTCGCCGGAGACGAACTTCGGCAGGAAGCGCTTCTTCTGCTCGTCGTCGGCGAGCATCTTGATGTAGGGCAGGGCGAGCAGCACGTGCACGCCGGAGCCGCCGAAGTTCACGCCCGCGCGGGAGGTCTCTTCGTAGAGGACGGCCTCGAACTTGTGCGTGTCCAGGCCCGCGCCGCCGAACTCCTCGGGCACGTTGATGCCGAAGACGCCCAGCTCGCCGAGCTTGTAGTAGAAGTCGCGCGGCGCCTGGCCCGCGGCGAACCACTCGTCGTAGACGGGGACGACCTCGGCCTCGATGAAGGCGCGGATGGTCTCGCGGAACGCCTCGTGGTCCTCGTTGAACACCGTACGGCGCACGGCCGGCTCCCTTCGTCGCGGCGGTCCGCCGCCTAAATTAAGCGCTTGCTCAGACTAAGTTACCGACGAGTTGACCAGGCTGTCCAGAGTCGGTCGCACGCGCGTACGTCACACCCGCGGCCGGATCACTCCTGGCGCAGCGCGAACCACAGCTCCATCCGGACGTCCGGGTCGTCCGGGTCCCGGTCCAGCAGGACCGCGCAGCGCGCCACGCGCTGGCGCACGGTGTTGCGGTGCACCCCCAGGGCGGCCGCCGTACGGTCCCAGCTGCCGTGGTGCGCCAGCCAGGCCCGCAGCGTCTCGCGCAGCGCGGGGGAGAGCGGGCCGAGCAGGGCCTCGGCGTGGGCGCGGGCCTCGGCCTCCCCGACCAGGCCCGCGAAGCCGGCGTCGGGGTGCCGGGCCAGCGGGGTGCGGGCCGCCTCCGCGCGCTGGAGGGCCCGCCCGGCCTGGGCGTCGGCCGCGGTCAGGGCGTCCGGCGCCGCGGGGGCGCTCACCCCCAGCCGCCATCCCGGCTGCGCGCCCGGCTCCCGGTCGGTCAGCAGCCGTACGCCGCCCTCGTGCGGGTCCAGCAGTACGGTGCCCAGCGCGGCCGCGAGGGCCTGCGGATCCCCGCTGCCGCGGGCGTGGACGGCGTACCACGGCCCGGCCGTCAGGGCCGCGGCCGGATCCCCGTCGAGCAGCAGCCGGGTCAGGGCCGCGGCCT includes these proteins:
- a CDS encoding acyl-CoA dehydrogenase family protein, translated to MRRTVFNEDHEAFRETIRAFIEAEVVPVYDEWFAAGQAPRDFYYKLGELGVFGINVPEEFGGAGLDTHKFEAVLYEETSRAGVNFGGSGVHVLLALPYIKMLADDEQKKRFLPKFVSGEEMWALAMTEPGTGSDVAGMKTTAKLSEDGTHYVLNGSKTFITGGVHADRVIVCARTSAPSEDDRRFGISLFAVDTKSEGYSIGRKLDKLGLKTSDTAELAFVDVKVPVEDLLGEEGKGFYYLGHNLASERWGIAFGAYAQAAAAVRFAQQYVTERTVFGKPVAHFQNTKFELAACQAEVDAAQAVADRALEALDAGELTPAEAASAKLFCTEVAHRVIDRCLQLHGGYGYMNEYPIARLYADNRVNRIYGGTSEIMKSIIAKSMGL